A portion of the Simkania negevensis Z genome contains these proteins:
- a CDS encoding FtsK/SpoIIIE family DNA translocase, which produces MSDKPKIKAHPEIKGLLTLTLTLFLFLSVLSFTHEVPSANWLGLVGYYVALSLLYTFGLGTYLIMGYLGWIGWRFLTTDQKPKLKVKTLYFSLLLLSVCLLLNLIAETSSVPFPFLQKRIFSEIYVNGYPAPHRIVRFNLGGVPLYYLYHDLPTFNLEHLLSNIGVFITFSITGLFSLILLTNTRVIPLFKKLLHFLKEAQVLLVKVIKDIKPSRKIPVLVAPEPIFEQPMQTLPPMETLEEDLPEFEEEDDPSVKVTTLLDRKPNGNQGKPTKHNSYEGEYKRYRLPPINLLTNSKKVDQPTLKRDLTKQAGILEETLQSFGIEAKVGEINCGPTITSFEVHPPIGVKVQKIKVLENDIALNLQAKSIRIIAPIPGKAAVGVEIPSPYPQEVSFKEMLGEYIKGKKQHIPVLLGQTVTGDNIVTDLTKMPHCIIAGATGSGKSVCINSIVMSILMTARPDEVRLLLVDPKKVELSSYTNLPHMIAPVITEAHGAYAALNWLVKEMQHRYEILKHLGLRNIHSFNCRRPRFEIEQNAPFEIPRKMPFFVAIIDEFADLMMASSSDLETPIARIAQMARAVGIHLILATQRPSREVITGLIKANFPTRISFKVASRVNSQIILDENGAESLLGNGDLLFLPPGTSNLIRAQGVFIRDEDINRVIEYIEKQAHTQYLIKSFDQMAPEDMMGEGEEPKDDMYDQAYVIVTQTGTASTTFLQRKLKIGYARAASLMDELESRGVIGPQEGSRPRRVLQGTSKKDV; this is translated from the coding sequence ATGTCTGACAAGCCAAAAATCAAAGCTCACCCTGAAATCAAGGGTCTTTTGACCCTTACTCTCACTCTTTTTCTTTTTCTTTCTGTTCTCAGTTTTACCCATGAGGTCCCAAGCGCCAATTGGCTCGGTCTTGTTGGTTACTATGTCGCTTTGAGTCTGCTCTATACTTTTGGTCTTGGAACTTACCTTATTATGGGATATTTAGGCTGGATCGGATGGCGCTTTCTCACAACAGATCAAAAACCAAAGCTTAAGGTAAAAACTCTCTATTTTTCACTCCTCCTCCTTTCAGTCTGTTTACTCCTCAATCTTATTGCAGAAACAAGCAGTGTCCCCTTTCCCTTTTTGCAAAAAAGGATTTTTTCTGAAATTTACGTGAATGGTTACCCTGCGCCCCATCGGATTGTACGTTTCAATTTAGGCGGAGTTCCTCTTTACTATCTTTATCATGACCTGCCCACTTTCAACCTCGAACATCTACTGAGCAACATCGGGGTCTTTATCACCTTTTCTATCACTGGCCTCTTTTCTCTCATTTTACTCACAAACACTCGGGTAATTCCTCTCTTTAAAAAGCTCCTCCACTTTTTAAAAGAAGCGCAAGTACTACTCGTCAAAGTGATCAAAGATATAAAGCCTTCACGTAAAATCCCCGTTCTAGTCGCCCCTGAGCCAATCTTTGAGCAGCCCATGCAAACCCTCCCTCCCATGGAAACACTTGAAGAAGATCTTCCCGAATTTGAAGAAGAGGATGACCCTTCAGTCAAAGTGACAACCCTCCTCGATCGCAAACCCAATGGAAATCAGGGCAAACCGACGAAACATAACTCCTATGAAGGAGAATACAAACGGTACCGCCTTCCCCCTATCAATCTTTTAACCAATAGCAAAAAAGTTGATCAACCAACCCTCAAACGAGACCTGACAAAACAAGCTGGGATCTTAGAAGAGACCTTGCAAAGTTTCGGCATCGAAGCAAAAGTCGGTGAAATCAACTGCGGTCCAACAATCACTTCATTTGAAGTGCATCCTCCCATTGGAGTCAAAGTTCAAAAAATCAAAGTACTTGAAAACGACATCGCCCTCAACTTGCAAGCAAAATCGATCCGCATCATCGCTCCCATTCCTGGAAAAGCCGCTGTGGGTGTCGAAATCCCTTCCCCCTATCCGCAAGAAGTCAGCTTCAAAGAAATGCTCGGAGAGTACATCAAAGGGAAAAAACAACACATTCCAGTTTTGCTTGGACAAACCGTAACAGGCGACAACATTGTGACCGATTTAACGAAGATGCCTCACTGTATTATTGCAGGAGCCACCGGATCTGGTAAATCTGTTTGCATCAACAGTATCGTCATGTCGATTCTGATGACAGCTCGTCCCGATGAAGTCCGCCTCCTTCTTGTCGATCCGAAAAAAGTTGAACTCAGTTCTTACACGAACCTTCCTCATATGATTGCTCCCGTTATCACGGAAGCACATGGCGCCTATGCAGCATTAAATTGGCTCGTCAAAGAGATGCAACATCGTTATGAAATTCTCAAACATTTAGGTCTACGCAATATCCATTCATTCAATTGCCGTCGCCCTCGCTTCGAAATAGAACAAAACGCCCCGTTTGAAATCCCACGAAAAATGCCTTTCTTCGTTGCAATCATCGACGAATTTGCCGATTTGATGATGGCCTCAAGTTCCGATTTGGAAACCCCCATTGCACGCATAGCTCAAATGGCTCGAGCAGTAGGTATTCACCTCATTTTAGCAACTCAACGTCCTTCACGCGAGGTGATTACCGGCCTTATCAAAGCAAACTTCCCCACTCGCATTTCATTCAAAGTCGCAAGCCGTGTCAACAGCCAAATCATTCTCGATGAAAATGGAGCCGAATCTCTTCTCGGAAATGGAGACCTTCTCTTCTTGCCTCCAGGAACATCGAATCTGATACGAGCACAAGGTGTTTTCATTCGTGATGAAGACATCAATCGAGTGATTGAGTACATCGAAAAACAAGCTCACACCCAATATCTGATCAAATCTTTCGATCAGATGGCTCCAGAAGATATGATGGGAGAGGGAGAAGAACCCAAAGACGACATGTATGATCAGGCTTATGTCATTGTCACTCAGACAGGTACTGCCTCAACAACCTTTCTTCAAAGAAAGCTCAAAATCGGGTATGCCCGCGCCGCTTCTCTCATGGATGAGCTCGAGTCTCGAGGAGTCATTGGTCCCCAAGAAGGGAGTCGCCCACGCCGTGTCTTGCAAGGCACTTCAAAAAAAGATGTATAA
- a CDS encoding ComEC/Rec2 family competence protein, which yields MKFKVLTSISLATRYFLSRYPALKLALFFLIGISAFFHLSLLLLGALFFLMEKKFLTLVVITSGYLYVVLLTPFSHFAEPIQGNALFHIEQIKHHPSPFKPLLVYEGTLRSFHGENETFYRLPCRLYLPLMKNRPLASHDYFLQNVSLMETSPYCYVVKTSNKTSWNPLQDAKSQAEWRFQIKEKVRDWVKKTFSEQPVQHLISGLLTGQNESRLQTFQFGQMGLQHLLAISGFHFAILTFFLGFLLRPILPRKGMALVLICLLSAYFYYMGEAPSISRAWIGVIVFLGGMLFQRKSEPLNALGIGLLTALVCKPLIILDVGFQLSFTATFGILVFYAPIQGKLQQIFPKRPFQVIKQFPILDQWGALISVYLRKVLALNGAVLIFTLPLVLFHFHRFSLISLVYNLFFPLLFTLLIGLLLLSLLLPFLLPVLANYASLLLKLVAFAPKRLMFWFRLPEFPLELAAIIFIGLFFWGAYLKWSSSVIKEWNY from the coding sequence ATGAAATTTAAAGTTTTAACTAGCATTAGTTTGGCAACCCGCTATTTTTTAAGCCGGTATCCTGCCCTTAAACTTGCACTCTTTTTTTTAATTGGGATTAGCGCTTTTTTCCATCTGAGTCTCTTATTATTAGGAGCGCTCTTTTTCCTTATGGAGAAAAAATTTTTAACACTTGTTGTCATCACTTCAGGTTATTTATATGTTGTGCTACTCACCCCTTTTTCCCACTTTGCCGAGCCTATTCAAGGCAACGCTCTTTTTCATATTGAGCAAATCAAGCACCATCCCTCTCCTTTTAAACCGTTGCTTGTTTATGAAGGAACTCTTCGCAGCTTTCATGGAGAAAATGAGACTTTCTACCGACTTCCGTGCCGCCTCTACCTTCCCCTTATGAAAAATCGCCCTCTTGCTTCACACGATTACTTTCTTCAAAACGTGTCGCTCATGGAAACTTCTCCATATTGCTACGTCGTTAAAACATCAAACAAAACATCTTGGAATCCTCTACAAGACGCAAAAAGTCAAGCTGAGTGGCGTTTTCAAATAAAAGAAAAGGTACGCGATTGGGTCAAAAAAACCTTTTCCGAGCAACCCGTCCAACATCTGATTTCGGGATTGCTCACTGGCCAAAATGAAAGCCGCCTTCAAACCTTTCAATTTGGACAAATGGGGCTGCAGCACTTACTCGCGATCTCAGGATTTCATTTTGCCATCTTAACTTTTTTTCTCGGCTTTTTACTGCGCCCGATTTTGCCGCGCAAAGGAATGGCCCTTGTTCTCATTTGCCTTCTTTCTGCCTACTTTTACTACATGGGCGAGGCTCCTTCCATTAGCCGCGCATGGATTGGAGTCATCGTCTTTTTAGGCGGAATGCTGTTTCAGCGAAAAAGTGAGCCGCTCAATGCTCTTGGTATTGGCTTACTTACTGCTTTGGTCTGCAAACCCCTTATCATCCTAGACGTTGGATTTCAGCTCAGCTTTACAGCGACATTTGGAATTCTCGTTTTTTATGCTCCAATACAGGGCAAGTTGCAGCAAATTTTCCCTAAGAGACCTTTCCAAGTCATCAAACAATTCCCCATTCTCGATCAATGGGGAGCTCTCATCTCAGTCTATTTGAGAAAAGTCCTCGCACTCAATGGTGCTGTTCTCATTTTTACCCTCCCACTTGTACTTTTCCATTTTCACCGTTTTTCCCTCATAAGTCTCGTTTACAATCTTTTTTTTCCTCTTCTTTTCACCCTTTTGATCGGACTCCTTTTGCTCAGCTTGCTCTTGCCATTTCTCTTACCAGTCCTGGCAAATTACGCAAGCTTATTGCTTAAACTTGTCGCCTTTGCCCCAAAAAGGTTGATGTTTTGGTTTCGCCTTCCCGAATTTCCTCTTGAGCTTGCTGCGATAATCTTTATTGGACTTTTCTTCTGGGGAGCTTACCTTAAATGGTCAAGCTCAGTTATCAAAGAATGGAACTATTAA
- a CDS encoding NAD(P)/FAD-dependent oxidoreductase, with product MIFTKVVVVGGGFAGLNVIQPLRKANLDIMLIDKKNHHLFQPLLYQVASAALSPADIATPLREIFSMQKNTTVIMGTVEKIEKEKKQIVLANGDIVSYDYLVLAPGARHSYFGNDQWEPLAPGLKTITDALKIREKILVSFEKAERMDSISEAEKFLNFVIIGAGPTGVEMAGAIAEIAHKTLFKNFRRINPEKSKIYLVEAAPRVLPPFPEKLSIKARKNLEDMGVRVVTGELVTDVTEEGVQVGDDFIPARNIIWAAGNQAAPFLKTLDVPLDRQGRVIVESDLTVPGYPELFVIGDAACAMGKDNKPLPAIAPTAIQQGRYVSKIIKKQIPKKKRRPFRYFDKGSIATIGTNKAVGYVGKILMSGFLAWLTWGFIHVFYLVSYRSRFTVMLNWVFHYMTGLRGARLIHKGLDEEMIILKQKLEKK from the coding sequence ATGATTTTCACGAAAGTGGTTGTCGTTGGAGGTGGCTTTGCAGGATTGAACGTCATCCAACCGTTGCGCAAAGCAAACCTTGACATCATGTTAATCGATAAAAAAAACCATCACCTCTTCCAACCTCTTTTGTACCAAGTGGCTAGTGCAGCTCTTTCTCCTGCGGATATTGCAACTCCACTACGAGAGATCTTCAGTATGCAAAAAAACACGACGGTTATCATGGGAACTGTCGAAAAAATCGAAAAAGAGAAAAAGCAAATCGTTTTGGCTAATGGAGATATCGTTTCCTATGACTATCTCGTATTAGCTCCTGGTGCCCGCCACTCCTATTTTGGAAATGATCAGTGGGAACCTCTCGCTCCAGGGCTCAAAACCATCACCGACGCCTTAAAAATCCGTGAAAAAATCCTCGTTTCATTTGAAAAAGCAGAACGGATGGATAGCATTTCTGAAGCAGAAAAATTTCTAAACTTTGTGATCATCGGTGCGGGTCCCACGGGTGTTGAAATGGCGGGAGCCATTGCCGAAATTGCCCATAAAACACTTTTTAAAAACTTCCGACGGATCAATCCCGAAAAATCGAAGATTTATCTCGTCGAAGCTGCCCCAAGAGTCCTCCCTCCTTTTCCAGAAAAACTTTCGATCAAAGCACGTAAAAACTTAGAAGATATGGGAGTGCGAGTTGTGACAGGAGAACTTGTCACTGATGTCACCGAAGAAGGGGTCCAGGTTGGAGACGATTTCATTCCTGCTCGGAATATTATCTGGGCAGCAGGAAACCAAGCAGCTCCTTTTTTAAAAACATTAGATGTTCCTCTCGATCGTCAAGGGCGCGTGATTGTCGAGTCTGACCTGACTGTCCCCGGCTATCCCGAACTTTTCGTCATTGGAGATGCTGCTTGCGCAATGGGGAAAGACAACAAGCCTCTTCCAGCGATTGCACCTACTGCAATTCAACAAGGGCGCTACGTGTCCAAAATCATCAAAAAGCAAATCCCCAAGAAAAAACGGCGTCCATTTCGTTATTTTGACAAGGGAAGTATTGCAACGATTGGAACCAACAAAGCCGTCGGCTATGTGGGGAAAATATTGATGTCGGGATTTTTAGCCTGGCTCACATGGGGATTCATTCACGTTTTTTACTTGGTAAGCTATCGTAGCCGCTTTACAGTAATGCTCAACTGGGTCTTTCACTATATGACTGGACTAAGAGGAGCACGCCTCATCCACAAAGGATTGGATGAAGAAATGATCATCCTCAAGCAAAAGTTAGAAAAAAAATAG
- a CDS encoding SMI1/KNR4 family protein, which yields MKGLSVIDYFTGDGGYHDAISLQDAPELSWEKAKEKTPNLPKGWWELSKLDPGVKLEFIRDYWFNALPYQPHVYHFLDTFFAGVLEVGGFLAQKRENSPYEAFFTYRLKDRLYLGRPPLLEKEIEKFKRSISYPLPDDFLNFFRIHNGFAKGGDSGIFSSGSLEEERKWFMQAQEGFFLGEKSVDPELLLPFYRSFGLDIYQCFYKDWYPDGEVGNVLCSLSDRAISSWKEDETLAFPTFLDWLVFYLE from the coding sequence TTGAAAGGATTGAGTGTGATCGATTACTTCACAGGGGATGGGGGGTATCATGACGCAATTTCTCTTCAAGATGCGCCTGAGCTCTCATGGGAAAAAGCAAAAGAAAAAACTCCCAACCTTCCTAAAGGTTGGTGGGAACTTTCAAAGTTGGATCCTGGGGTGAAGCTCGAATTCATTCGAGATTATTGGTTTAATGCCCTTCCTTATCAACCACATGTGTACCATTTTTTAGATACTTTCTTTGCAGGAGTATTAGAGGTGGGAGGATTTCTCGCTCAAAAGAGAGAAAATAGTCCCTATGAAGCGTTTTTTACCTATCGGTTAAAAGACCGTTTATATTTAGGACGTCCGCCACTACTTGAAAAAGAAATTGAAAAGTTTAAACGGTCGATCAGTTATCCTCTTCCTGATGACTTCTTGAATTTTTTTCGGATCCATAATGGATTTGCTAAAGGAGGGGATAGTGGAATTTTCTCTTCGGGATCTTTAGAAGAAGAGCGCAAATGGTTTATGCAAGCTCAAGAGGGTTTTTTTCTTGGAGAGAAAAGTGTAGACCCCGAGCTGCTACTTCCTTTTTATCGGTCATTTGGACTGGATATTTATCAGTGTTTTTATAAGGATTGGTATCCAGATGGGGAAGTAGGAAATGTTCTTTGTTCCTTATCAGATCGGGCTATCTCGAGCTGGAAAGAGGATGAGACGCTGGCTTTTCCAACTTTTTTGGATTGGTTGGTTTTTTACTTAGAGTAA
- the hprK gene encoding HPr(Ser) kinase/phosphatase — protein sequence MRRKPLRIQDLISDHGKTLGLFVDCPQEGMNKNISVPEIQRPGLSLTGYVKRKFNKRILLFGRIELEYLRDLASERRKERLEDVVTKDNPAVIVARGQRPPKELKEICQKLKIPLLRSGEKTMTLMSQLTLILSEVFSPIETVHGTLVEVFGIGVLIQGDSSVGKSEAALGLIERGHRLVSDDVVHLRKKDNRYLEGTGPELTRHLLEIRGIGIINIAHLYGAVSIRQSVRVEMIMDLEEWNDDHYYDRVGLEEKFKEILSLHIPSYVLPVKPGREVALLIETTVLNHRLKEMGYHSAKEFNIKLLETIAKRQRKGRLNVG from the coding sequence ATGAGAAGAAAACCGCTTCGGATTCAGGATTTGATAAGTGATCACGGAAAGACCTTAGGTCTTTTTGTCGATTGTCCTCAAGAAGGGATGAACAAAAATATCTCTGTCCCTGAAATTCAGCGGCCTGGACTTTCTCTTACGGGATATGTGAAGCGAAAGTTTAATAAAAGGATTCTTCTTTTTGGTCGGATTGAACTCGAATATTTGCGAGATCTTGCTTCAGAAAGGCGCAAAGAGCGACTCGAAGACGTGGTGACAAAGGACAATCCTGCAGTTATTGTAGCGCGAGGTCAAAGACCTCCAAAAGAGCTAAAAGAAATTTGTCAAAAGCTAAAAATCCCTCTTTTGCGGAGTGGAGAGAAAACGATGACCCTGATGTCTCAGCTGACGCTGATTTTATCAGAGGTTTTTTCTCCTATTGAAACTGTTCATGGCACCTTAGTTGAAGTTTTTGGAATAGGAGTTCTTATTCAAGGGGATTCGTCTGTTGGAAAAAGTGAAGCTGCGTTGGGATTAATTGAAAGAGGGCATCGGTTAGTTTCAGATGATGTAGTGCATTTGCGTAAGAAAGATAATCGATACTTGGAAGGGACAGGACCAGAGCTTACGCGTCACTTACTTGAGATACGAGGAATTGGAATTATTAATATCGCACATCTTTATGGTGCCGTTTCTATTAGACAAAGTGTCCGCGTTGAAATGATTATGGATTTAGAAGAATGGAACGATGACCATTATTATGATCGAGTAGGGCTTGAGGAAAAATTTAAAGAAATTTTAAGTCTCCATATCCCCTCTTATGTTTTACCAGTAAAACCTGGGAGAGAGGTGGCACTTTTAATTGAGACAACGGTATTAAATCACAGACTGAAGGAAATGGGATATCATTCAGCAAAAGAATTTAATATAAAATTGCTAGAAACAATCGCTAAAAGACAACGAAAGGGACGGTTAAACGTTGGTTGA
- a CDS encoding HPr family phosphocarrier protein → MVEKFEKVVKVKNKMGLHVRPASFIAKLLQNSQSKVTLTYKGESVNARSIMSIMILAAPKNAQVLISVEGSDAAETMKRLVGAFENQFGEKGLSVT, encoded by the coding sequence TTGGTTGAAAAGTTTGAAAAAGTTGTCAAAGTAAAAAATAAGATGGGACTGCATGTCAGACCTGCGTCATTTATTGCTAAGCTATTGCAAAATAGCCAGTCAAAAGTAACATTGACTTATAAAGGGGAGTCAGTCAATGCTCGGAGTATCATGAGCATTATGATTTTAGCCGCTCCTAAAAATGCCCAAGTCCTCATTTCTGTAGAAGGGAGTGATGCTGCTGAAACAATGAAACGTCTTGTAGGAGCATTTGAAAATCAATTTGGGGAAAAAGGGTTGAGCGTAACATGA
- the ptsP gene encoding phosphoenolpyruvate--protein phosphotransferase, whose amino-acid sequence MTEALEEIILKGAPISKGVSIGKLYFMEDFPDDIIPEFPIQSGDVENEIARYRKAVLSSREDLHTLQRFLAKEGSNEAASIIDTHIQMLEDPFMTTFVEKKIRQMMKNTEAVFRSVMSDYEKEFSKIKDSFFKQRLLDVKDLSNRILRHLYPREQVTLSDLPDGVVIFTKELVPSLTAESSAKQVFGFITEMGGSTSHAALIARSKGIPYISNINVETLRQFEECDVIIDADQGVVILNPTYDTVVHYKGKQERKKPTIQKEVKPDRKIETLDGCAITLLANIESIADLDLIDLYGAHGVGLFRSEFLFFGKELHSFSEEEQYDLYLRVMENAKGRPLIFRTFDVGGDKGCISRYEPEPNPALGCRAIRFLLRNRDIFIMQLRALMRVSLKGDLRILLPLISDVTELLDAKELIQEVAIDLRKEGHEIADEIPVGSMIEVPSAVIICDLIARECDFLSIGTNDLLQYTLATDRTHQDMHSFYKSSHPSIIRMVRHVVQEGLKSETPVSLCGEMAADPLMLPLLLGLGVRSFSCAPRYIPAIRDMTKRLTLAECQDQVDDILKLETCQEVEQYLQERYEKLISEISL is encoded by the coding sequence ATGACCGAAGCACTCGAAGAAATTATCTTAAAAGGTGCTCCAATAAGTAAGGGAGTGTCGATTGGAAAGCTCTATTTTATGGAAGATTTTCCCGACGACATCATTCCTGAATTCCCCATTCAATCTGGTGATGTTGAAAATGAAATTGCCCGCTACCGAAAGGCAGTTCTTTCAAGTCGGGAAGATCTTCATACCCTTCAACGTTTTTTAGCCAAAGAAGGATCTAATGAAGCTGCCTCAATTATTGATACCCACATTCAAATGCTTGAAGATCCATTTATGACGACTTTTGTCGAGAAAAAGATTCGACAAATGATGAAAAATACCGAAGCTGTTTTTCGCTCAGTCATGTCCGATTACGAAAAAGAGTTTTCCAAGATCAAAGACAGTTTTTTCAAACAACGTCTGCTGGATGTGAAAGACCTATCCAATCGAATTTTACGTCACCTCTATCCTCGCGAACAAGTGACACTCAGTGATCTTCCAGACGGAGTTGTTATTTTCACAAAAGAACTTGTTCCGTCTCTAACTGCAGAATCCTCTGCGAAGCAAGTTTTTGGATTCATTACAGAAATGGGAGGTTCAACATCCCACGCAGCTCTCATAGCTCGCTCGAAAGGGATCCCTTACATTTCAAACATTAACGTGGAGACATTGCGTCAATTTGAAGAGTGTGATGTCATTATTGATGCTGATCAAGGGGTGGTCATTCTCAATCCGACTTATGACACAGTGGTTCATTACAAAGGAAAACAAGAGCGAAAGAAACCCACGATTCAAAAAGAAGTAAAACCCGACAGAAAAATCGAAACTCTTGATGGCTGCGCAATCACTCTGCTTGCCAATATTGAAAGCATTGCCGATCTCGATCTTATCGATTTGTATGGAGCTCATGGAGTGGGTCTTTTTCGCTCCGAATTTCTATTTTTCGGAAAAGAGCTTCACTCTTTTTCTGAAGAAGAGCAGTACGATCTTTACCTTAGGGTTATGGAAAATGCTAAAGGAAGACCTCTCATTTTTCGTACGTTTGACGTAGGAGGAGATAAAGGGTGTATTAGCCGTTATGAACCCGAGCCCAACCCAGCACTTGGATGTCGCGCGATTCGTTTTCTCTTGCGTAACCGAGACATTTTTATCATGCAATTGCGAGCTCTTATGCGGGTGAGCTTAAAAGGAGATTTACGTATTCTTCTCCCCTTAATTTCTGATGTGACTGAACTTCTCGATGCGAAAGAACTGATTCAAGAAGTGGCGATCGACCTCAGAAAAGAAGGGCATGAAATTGCCGATGAAATTCCTGTTGGCTCAATGATTGAAGTTCCTTCGGCTGTGATTATTTGTGATTTAATTGCCAGAGAATGTGATTTCTTATCGATTGGAACAAATGACCTTCTTCAATACACCTTAGCAACAGATCGAACTCATCAAGACATGCATTCTTTTTATAAATCCAGTCATCCAAGTATCATTCGGATGGTGCGGCATGTTGTTCAAGAAGGATTGAAATCAGAAACACCTGTGAGTTTATGTGGTGAGATGGCTGCTGATCCGTTAATGCTTCCACTACTTCTGGGCTTAGGTGTGAGAAGTTTTTCGTGTGCCCCCCGCTATATTCCCGCAATTCGGGACATGACGAAACGTCTAACTCTTGCAGAGTGCCAAGATCAAGTAGATGATATTTTGAAACTTGAAACTTGCCAAGAAGTGGAGCAGTATCTACAAGAGAGATACGAAAAACTCATTTCTGAGATTTCTTTATGA